One part of the Bacillota bacterium genome encodes these proteins:
- the nhaC gene encoding Na+/H+ antiporter NhaC — translation MVETAGKGAGRKPELWEAVLALVVSFGVVVLGIRLKVGMSAPLVAGAFAAGLFGSYLGYTWKDLQQGMMDGIRNSLPAVIILMLVGMVVGLWILGGAVPTMVYYGLKLLSPGMFLAAACLLCCVVSTATGTSFGTVSTVGLALMGVGEGLGVPLAMVAGAIVAGAYFGDKMSPLSDTTNVAPAMAGAELFEHVGSMMYTTIPALAVSLGLYAFLGARFAGGHVDSQAVGAITDALSKTFRIGLLALVPPLVVIALSVRRVPAIPSLSFAVAFSGVWAVLTQGADVTSVVRATMDGYISKTGTVAVDRLLTRGGLNSMMGTVALILAATALGGILERTGVLSVVIDAVLERVRSTGSLIVSVIASCYLVGIVSGNQMLAIILPGRAFKDAFAAREIHARVLSRTLEDAGTLGTVLIPWSTAGLFVYGMLKVPASAYAPYAFLNWIVPIFSVIYGYTGFAIFRTR, via the coding sequence ATGGTAGAGACGGCCGGCAAAGGGGCAGGGCGAAAGCCGGAGTTGTGGGAGGCCGTTCTGGCCCTGGTGGTGTCGTTCGGTGTGGTGGTGCTCGGGATCCGGCTGAAGGTCGGGATGAGCGCCCCACTGGTCGCGGGGGCGTTCGCGGCGGGGTTGTTCGGCAGCTACCTCGGCTACACCTGGAAGGATCTCCAGCAAGGAATGATGGACGGCATCCGCAACTCGCTTCCCGCGGTAATCATTCTTATGCTCGTCGGCATGGTGGTCGGATTGTGGATACTCGGCGGCGCCGTCCCGACGATGGTCTACTACGGTCTCAAACTGCTCAGCCCGGGCATGTTTCTCGCCGCCGCATGCCTTCTGTGCTGTGTCGTTTCCACGGCGACGGGCACTTCGTTCGGTACGGTCAGCACCGTGGGCCTCGCGCTGATGGGGGTCGGCGAGGGTCTCGGGGTCCCGCTGGCGATGGTCGCGGGAGCGATCGTGGCCGGTGCTTACTTCGGCGACAAGATGTCGCCCCTGTCCGATACCACCAACGTGGCGCCCGCAATGGCCGGCGCCGAGCTGTTCGAGCACGTTGGCTCCATGATGTACACCACCATCCCGGCCCTGGCCGTTTCGCTCGGCCTGTACGCTTTCCTCGGGGCCAGGTTCGCCGGGGGTCATGTCGACTCACAGGCGGTCGGGGCGATCACGGACGCGCTATCGAAGACGTTCCGGATCGGGTTGCTCGCACTGGTGCCGCCGCTCGTTGTGATCGCGCTCTCCGTAAGGAGGGTGCCCGCAATCCCGTCACTATCGTTCGCGGTGGCTTTCAGCGGCGTGTGGGCGGTGCTGACGCAGGGGGCCGACGTTACCTCGGTGGTCAGGGCGACGATGGACGGCTACATCAGCAAGACCGGGACGGTTGCGGTCGACAGGCTGCTTACGAGGGGCGGCCTGAATTCGATGATGGGGACCGTGGCGCTGATCCTCGCGGCCACCGCCCTGGGCGGGATTCTCGAGCGGACGGGCGTCCTGTCCGTGGTCATCGACGCTGTGCTGGAGAGGGTGCGTTCGACCGGCAGCCTCATCGTCTCCGTCATAGCCTCGTGCTACCTGGTCGGCATCGTTTCGGGGAACCAGATGCTGGCCATAATCCTCCCCGGGCGCGCGTTCAAGGACGCGTTCGCGGCGAGAGAAATTCACGCCAGGGTCTTGTCCAGGACTCTGGAGGACGCGGGCACGCTGGGGACGGTGCTGATCCCATGGAGCACAGCTGGCCTGTTCGTCTATGGGATGCTCAAGGTTCCGGCATCGGCCTACGCGCCCTACGCATTTCTCAACTGGATCGTGCCCATATTCTCCGTAATCTACGGATACACCGGATTCGCCATATTCAGGACCAGGTGA
- a CDS encoding PhzF family phenazine biosynthesis protein, protein MARRFYMVDVFAEEKYAGNQLAVVRDCSGLSDAGMQRIAREINFSETTFILSEKEREGGFDVRIFTPEDEVPFAGHPTLGTAYVIRNEILNSTVERVSLNLKVGQIPVTFGEGGDSGVLWMRQRHPVFGPVHDPRPIAEVLGLDPADFDDRFPVQEVSTGLPFFMTPLKTIDAVRRIVVRRDRLMNLTEKTEAKDILVFCPETVEEGNNLHVRVFVEYHGIPEDPATGSANGCLAGYLVKHGYFGSSEIDVRVEQGYEIGRPSLLLLRAKESETGVDVRVGGKVVMVARGELV, encoded by the coding sequence ATGGCAAGGCGGTTCTACATGGTGGACGTGTTCGCAGAGGAGAAATACGCGGGCAATCAGCTCGCGGTGGTGCGCGACTGTTCGGGGCTGTCGGATGCCGGCATGCAGCGGATCGCCAGGGAGATCAACTTCTCCGAGACGACGTTCATCCTCTCGGAGAAGGAGCGCGAAGGCGGCTTCGACGTGCGCATATTCACCCCTGAGGACGAGGTTCCGTTCGCGGGTCACCCCACGCTGGGCACCGCCTACGTCATCAGGAACGAGATCCTGAATTCGACCGTTGAGCGGGTTTCGCTGAACCTCAAGGTCGGCCAGATACCGGTCACCTTCGGGGAGGGCGGCGACTCCGGGGTACTGTGGATGAGGCAGCGCCACCCGGTATTCGGTCCGGTCCACGACCCGCGGCCCATCGCCGAGGTGCTGGGGCTGGACCCCGCCGACTTCGACGACAGGTTCCCCGTCCAGGAGGTTTCCACGGGTCTGCCGTTTTTCATGACCCCGCTGAAGACCATCGATGCTGTCAGGCGGATCGTCGTCAGGCGTGACAGGCTCATGAATCTCACCGAGAAGACCGAGGCAAAGGACATCCTCGTTTTCTGCCCCGAGACGGTGGAGGAGGGTAACAACCTGCACGTGAGGGTTTTCGTCGAGTACCATGGGATCCCCGAGGACCCAGCCACGGGAAGCGCGAACGGCTGCCTGGCCGGGTACCTCGTGAAGCACGGGTACTTTGGCTCGAGCGAGATTGACGTCCGCGTGGAGCAGGGCTATGAGATCGGCAGACCCTCGCTGCTTCTCCTCAGGGCCAAAGAATCGGAGACCGGCGTTGACGTGCGCGTCGGCGGCAAGGTCGTCATGGTTGCCAGGGGCGAACTCGTCTGA